A genomic window from Fusarium oxysporum Fo47 chromosome X, complete sequence includes:
- a CDS encoding uncharacterized protein (expressed protein) gives MVNGMERHLKRVEEETKKIYDIFFVDRKGPEVEQGITQVMHQIKDQVFKDLGVPWHQIDLKQLKKWEHQGFAEVDADKWWHRPNQVERDRFMKMLLGGASLRKDLYP, from the coding sequence ATGGTCAATGGCATGGAGCGCCATCTCAAGAGAGTCGAAGAGGAGACAAAAAAAATCTACGACATCTTCTTTGTCGATAGGAAGGGTCCGGAGGTTGAACAGGGCATTACGCAGGTCATGCATCAGATCAAAGATCAGGTCTTTAAGGATCTCGGGGTCCCCTGGCACCAGATCGAtctcaagcagctgaagaaaTGGGAACATCAGGGGTTCGCCGAGGTCGACGCGGATAAGTGGTGGCATCGGCCAAATCAAGTTGAGCGCGATCGATTCATGAAGATGCTATTAGGCGGAGCCTCTCTCCGGAAGGATCTCTATCCGTGA
- a CDS encoding amino acid permease-domain-containing protein, with protein MGFSLSRWRPQPDAKPAVINADQNYTSDSSDPALLRDGNLAFTRVQGGNDAKPSYQEAIGAPVETNSPLGYQVGWLTIIFLNVNQMIGTGIFSTPGSILNSTGSIGLALIYWFIGFIMAVAGFCVYLEFASYFPSRSGAEVVYLEQAYPRPKHFFPIAYAVQSVVLSFSSSNAIVLSRYLWRIAGKTPSDWEMKGVIAHNKYSLWAVNVLGFFKIITLIFISITGFVVLGGNVSRIPDPNANFRNAFEGTTNNGNDLSTALVNIVFSYTGYANAFNVVNEVKRPIPTIKKYGFISVLLVAVLYMLCNVAYFSAVPKKEFAESNEIAASVFFTSVFGTSGAVTALNVLVLLSAYGNLLATLIGASRLIREIGRQGVLPFTTFWVSTKPFGTPIGPYLLKWAMTFIMIVAPPAGDAFQFVVSLKTYPEGLFFLAMSIGLYIVRRHNKRVGRGPPEFKAWDVAAIFFILIQIFIIVMPWYPPKGGPYAGDYNLFSMILCGVYYVFWIYIIPKWKGYAIRPEVLEVDTNGANTHRLVRVPLVEIEKWDAEHDEAGNLRQRHVGDGPVQAGEVLDHKEV; from the exons ATGGGCTTCTCTTTATCACGCTGGCGTCCCCAGCCAGACGCTAAACCAGCTGTTATTAATGCCGATCAGAACTATACGTCTGATAGCTCTGATCCCGCTCTTCTTCGCGATGGAAACCTTGCTTTTACGCGTGTGCAGGGCGGAAATGACGCGAAGCCTTCGTATCAGGAGGCCATCGGCGCGCCCGTCGAGACCAACTCACCTTTAGGCTATCAAGTTGGATGGTTGACTATCATCTTCTTGAATGTCAACCAGATGATTGGTACTGGTATCTTCTCGACGC CTGGCAGCATCCTCAACTCCACAGGATCTATAGGTCTCGCTCTGATCTACTGGTTTATCGGCTTTATCATGGCCGTTGCCGGATTCTGCGTGTATCTTGAGTTCGCTAGTTATTTCCCCAGTCGATCTGGAGCCGAAGTCGTATACCTCGAACAAGCTTATCCCCGACCGAAGCATTTCTTTCCGATTGCGTATGCAGTGCAATCAGTTGTTTTGTCattcagcagcagcaacgcGATTG TACTGTCTCGATATCTCTGGAGAATCGCTGGAAAGACGCCAAGTGACTGGGAGATGAAGG GTGTCATTGCTCACAACAAGTACTCCCTCTGGGCTGTCAatgtcttgggcttcttcaagatcatcactCTAATCTT CATTTCAATCACTGGCTTCGTGGTTCTCGGCGGCAACGTCTCTCGAATCCCAGACCCAAACGCCAACTTCCGCAACGCATTCGAGGGCACAACCAACAACGGAAATGACCTTTCAACAGCTTTGGTCAACATCGTCTTCTCATACACCGGCTATGCCAACGCCTTCAATGTAGTCAACGAAGTCAAGCGACCGATCCCAACTATCAAGAAGTACGGATTCAtctctgttcttctcgtTGCTGTTTTATACATGCTATGCAACGTCGCATACTTCTCTGCTG TCCCTAAGAAAGAGTTTGCAGAGTCGAATGAGATCGCTGCATCAGTCTTCTTCACCAGTGTCTTTGGTACTAGTGGTGCTGTGACAGCTTTGAATGTTCTTGTGCTGCTGAGTGCGTACGGTAACCTTCTTGCTACACTGATTGGCGCTTCACGATTGATTCGTGAGATCGGACG CCAAGGAGTCTTACCCTTCACTACCTTCTGGGTATCAACAAAGCCCTTCGGAACACCCATCGGACCCTATCTACTGAAATGGGCTATGACGTTCATCATGATCGTAGCACCTCCTGCAGGTGATGCATTTCAGTTTG TCGTGAGTCTGAAGACTTACCCCGAAggccttttctttttggcCATGAGTATTGGTCTCTACATCGTCCGGCGTCACAACAAGCGCGTCGGAAGAGGGCCACCAGAGTTCAAGGCTTGGGATGTCGCAGCCATATTTTTTATTCTCATTcagatcttcatcatcgttaTGCCATGGTATCCTCCCAAGGGCGGCCCCTACGCTGGCGAC TACAACCTTTTCAGCATGATTCTTTGTGGTGTCTACTACGTATTCTGGATTTACATCATTCCCAAATGGAAGGGTTATGCAATTCGTCCAGAAGTTCTCGAAGTTGACACAAATGGCGCCAACACGCATCGCTTGGTCAGAGTGcctcttgttgagattgagaaatGGGATGCAGAGCATGACGAAGCTGGGAATTTGAGGCAACGTCACGTTGGCGATGGTCCAGTACAGGCAGGCGAGGTACTTGATCACAAGGAGGTTTGA
- a CDS encoding uncharacterized protein (expressed protein), which translates to MMQKHFLQDPWLSPPWTGYYISGGAPAYITIRYNDNLVILQLDSLEFEKWDDETVGRLQNIHDIDIEYRAEWSIDFTKKTKGAMKPMHFETVNLGTRVWLIDHNLRQKVDAPPCYEKRDGYFWELQNVSFYGADRKFSSTGLEKGGERLAHWEYINPVSDGDHRKFSLHFADRLQEFYKER; encoded by the coding sequence ATGATGCAGAAGCACTTTCTGCAGGACCCATGGCTCTCTCCTCCGTGGACGGGGTACTACATCTCTGGCGGTGCTCCCGCATATATCACAATCCGTTACAACGATAACCTAGTTATCCTACAGCTCGACAGCCTCGAATTCGAAAAATGGGATGATGAAACAGTGGGTCGCTTACAAAACATCCATGATATCGATATCGAGTACAGAGCTGAGTGGAGCATCGACTTtacgaagaagacgaagggGGCGATGAAGCCGATGCATTTTGAGACTGTGAACCTTGGAACGCGCGTTTGGTTAATTGACCATAACCTGAGACAAAAAGTAGACGCTCCCCCTTGCTATGAAAAGCGTGATGGATATTTTTGGGAGCTCCAGAATGTTTCTTTTTATGGGGCCGACAGGAAGTTCTCTAGCACTGGTCTTGAGAAAGGGGGAGAGCGCCTGGCTCACTGGGAATATATTAACCCAGTCTCAGATGGAGATCATCGCAAATTCTCATTACACTTTGCAGACCGACTGCAGGAGTTTTATAAAGAACGATGA
- a CDS encoding Alpha/Beta hydrolase protein has product MSPQFRPERAPAVRLRTSSIPGYFQTIVGKRSPISDDIEEFRGIPYARVPGRWEHSQLRDRLPQDVFDATENGPRCPTEHKGNSQAYQSYLSYPDDREDEFECLNLLIMRPSKEALANHSLDAETTQLPVLVWIHGGGFTDGAATDPVWDPSRIVLRGLSKRTPFIAVSINYRLNIFGFGASSDMLAVQGSKASVKGVNFGLCDQKLALIWIKRNIAAFGGDDTKITIMGHSAGGISCHLHLLEAELGIKKPLFRKAGLMSGTWGGLDLTAMEKADERWADLYQLWSVEADKPIDRLNMLGRIPAKDLVNSISELHWAFFVLVIDQLTIRDSNLSCARLSSTDQEFRDFARMANWNYPKFHSLVASSYPSQAAAEEVLEAYGILPTSSDAELFEAFSEFISDATMLHKVYRASEFSKTHRGKQALLHGKDSKHVGVQYYHFEFGNPFSGPMQGIAHHGVELIYAFGNFHNALEKADQGFSEGFAEPVQEFTEAAIPEIPSNAEAAEERKSNIDLGCELQDMLIRFVVEDCRETDQRADPDEITTFCHDRSVRMESWSSSEKWVARTKKFKLLDKDFNSSTTATKKLVGSVIASDWPASVS; this is encoded by the exons ATGTCTCCTCAATTCAGACCAGAACGCGCTCCGGCCGTGAGGTTACGTACAAGCTCTATACCCGGCTACTTCCAAACGATTGTCGGCAAACGATCACCCATTTCTGATGACATCGAGGAGTTTCGTGGTATACCGTACGCCCGTGTACCGGGAAGATGGGAGCACTCGCAACTGAGAGATCGTTTACCGCAGGATGTATTTGATGCTACAGAGAACGG CCCACGATGCCCTACGGAGCACAAAGGAAATTCACAAGCATATCAATCGTACCTATCATACCCCGACGACCGCGAGGATGAGTTTGAGTGCCTGaaccttctcatcatgcGCCCGAGCAAGGAAGCACTTGCAAACCACAGTCTTGATGCCGAGACGACCCAGTTGCCTGTACTTGTCTGGATCCACGGCGGAGGCTTCACAGACGGCGCAGCCACGGATCCAGTATGGG ACCCCTCCCGTATTGTCCTCCGCGGGCTCTCAAAGAGAACACCCTTTATCGCTGTGTCCATCAACTATCGTCTCAATATTTTCGGGTTTGGTGCTTCATCCGATATGCTTGCGGTCCAGGGCAGTAAGGCCTCTGTCAAGGGCGTGAATTTCGGCCTCTGCGATCAGAAGCTTGCTTTGATCTGGATAAAGCGTAATATTGCTGCGTTCGGTGGAGATGACACAAAAATTACAATCATGGGCCACTCCGCCGGTGGAATTTCATGCCACCTTCACCTTCTCGAGGCGGAATTAGGTATAAAGAAACCGTTATTTCGTAAGGCTGGTTTAATGTCGGGGACGTGGGGCGGCCTCGACTTGACAGCGATGGAAAAAGCAGATGAGCGCTGGGCAGACCTGTACCAATTGTGGTCAGTCGAAGCCGACAAGCCGATCGATCGACTCAACATGCTGGGACGGATACCAGCGAAGGACCTGGTTAATAGTATCTCAGAGCTTCACTGGGCGTTTTTCGTCTTGGTCATTGATCAGTTGACCATCAGGGACAGTAACTTGAGCTGTG CCAGGTTGAGCTCAACGGACCAAGAGTTCAGAGATTTTGCCCGGATGGCTAACTGGAATTATCCCAAATTTCACTCTCTTGTCGCGTCTAGCTATCCCTCGCaggcagcagctgaagaggttCTTGAAGCATACGGTATTCTGCCGACATCATCTGATGCAGAACTGTTTGAGGCATTCTCTGAGTTCATATCTGATGCCACCATGCTGCATAAAGTATATCGCGCAAGCGAGTTCTCCAAGACCCATCGTGGGAAACAAGCTCTCCTCCATGGGAAAGACTCCAAGCACGTAGGAGTCCAATATTACCATTTCGAATTCGGCAATCCCTTCTCAGGCCCCATGCAAGGAATTGCGCATCACGGAGTTGAGTTGATCTATGCTTTTGGCAATTTTCACAACGCGCTAGAGAAGGCTGACCAGGGGTTTTCGGAGGGTTTTGCTGAACCTGTTCAAGAGTTTACAGAAGCTGCTATTCCTGAAATCCCATCGAATGCCGAGGCCGCGGAGGAACGCAAGTCCAACATTGACTTAGGCTGTGAACTGCAGGACATGTTGATCCGATTCGTTGTCGAGGATTGTCGAGAGACCGACCAGCGCGCGGATCCCGACGAGATAACGACATTTTGTCATGATCGATCGGTCCGCATGGAGAGTTGGTCCAGTAGCGAGAAATGGGTGGCAAGGACAAAGAAATTTAAGCTTTTAGATAAGGATTTCAATTCTTCAACGACTGCCACCAAGAAACTTGTAGGCAGCGTTATAG CCTCCGACTGGCCGGCCTCTGTGAGCTAG
- a CDS encoding Alpha/Beta hydrolase protein has product MPYTVPEVARPFTLRISDEDCSRLRELLRLSRVGPTTWENQHQDGRYGISHQWLTSTKDYWQNEFDWRAQEARINSLPNYKISVQNDAGKGDIGLHFVGLFSQKDDAIPIVLLHGWPGSFLEFIPTLELLQKKYESASLPYHVIIPSLPGYTLSSGPSETEAWNSQDAARMINKAVMSLGFSRYAVQGGDVGSLIASTLATTYDSVAAIHLNLLPSLDRVTSDNPSLSSSEKAAIERAEQRFLTPTTGAALLQSTRPATIGAMVSSSPLALLTWIGEKFLEWPDDPISLDELLTNVSLYWFTETMPRCIYTYRGTFINGHQYSFPPFKQPFGFSWFMRELAPGPKNIVEKKGDLVFYRQHEQVFGIALSIY; this is encoded by the exons ATGCCGTACACAGTCCCGGAAGTCGCCAGACCTTTCACGCTTCGCATCTCCGATGAAGACTGTTCTCGACTCCGGGAACTTCTTCGGCTCTCCCGTGTAGGGCCCACGACCTGGGAGAATCAGCACCAAGATGGACGCTACGGGATCTCACACCAGTGGCTTACCTCAACCAAGGACTACTGGCAGAATGAATTTGACTGGCGTGCCCAAGAAGCTCGCATCAACTCACTTCCAAACTATAAGATCAGTGTTCAAAATGACGCCGGTAAGGGAGATATTGGCCTTCACTTTGTTGGATTGTTCTCGCAAAAGGATGACGCTATACCCATCGTGTTGCTTCATGGCTGGCCAGGTAGTTTCCTTGAGTTCATACCAACCTTGGAACTTCTTCAGAAGAAGTATGAATCCGCTTCGTTGCCTTATCACGTTATTATACCCTCGCTTCCTGGGTATACGCTTAGCTCGGGGCCAAGCGAAACCGAAGCCTGGAATAGCCAAGATGCAGCACGTATGATCAACAAAGCAGTCATGTCTCTTGGTTTCAGCCGGTATGCTGTACAGGGAGGTGACGTTGGGTCTCTGATTGCTTCGACGCTTGCCACGACATATGACTCTGTCGCGGCGATCCATC TCAATCTCCTACCAAGCCTGGACAGGGTAACCTCCGATAATCCATCACTTTCTTCCAGTGAAAAAGCGGCCATTGAGCGTGCAGAGCAGCGGTTCCTGACCCCAACTACAGGGGCTGCCTTGCTGCAAAGTACAAGGCCTGCCACAATTGGGGCCATGGTCTCGTCTAGCCCTCTAGCTCTCTTGACATG GATTGGCGAGAAGTTCCTTGAATGGCCTGACGACCCAATCAGTCTTGACGAGCTCCTGACCAATGTTTCGCTCTATTGGTTCACTGAAACAATGCCTCGATGCATCTATACGTATCGCGGAACCTTTATCAATGGACATCAATATTCGTTTCCACCCTTCAAGCAACCATTTGGCTTTTCCTGGTTTATGCGGGAACTTGCCCCTGGGCCGAAGAATATCGTTGAAAAGAAGGGAGATCTAGTCTTCTATCGACAGCACGAGCAG GTCTTCGGAATAGCACTTTCTATCTACTAA
- a CDS encoding heterokaryon incompatibility protein-domain-containing protein yields the protein MASFDYDTTSSSYWGKIVAIGLVWTPSAYFFNSWVNNQPPGTFVNIAWVIFSILQQSAEDCHLCNLLWHSSFGAQTIPAPGAYSEETITRELDSTTPLLSVVSSSRNSLDCEQGDEARNLSVQISATRNFGQEQLLHVRLYEKGFSPFPWLTIEDDRYVSDKHSCEKSNMTGSEASFFWAQEMVEKCEREHHYCRNHFIRSDSQRYLPKRLIDVGARDKGAMQLVLSDQIRSDNDVVEYAALSHSWGTTVKSELRNDNEETMKTILTETLDSNFRDAVDITYKLGIKYLWIDSLYIKQRTKEWEEESGDMGLVYARAKVVISATASKNSQGGCYKPKDLFPFDCVLCSNWNSSLVVRTLTPYPDLVQLFHDKVDRSFLATRGWTFQERFLASRIVHFCSGLMMFECNTLTTSECHREEEYPLNTQFSQDGTLNAPTVSHPGPEPPRQLCNTTIVRHAGSSTRPITRPAKNTVKKSWSANPKHRAWTSKKQRYDAQVSSIRANAARLSIRGAFSFLWSFRGQNMQEKAEFHLRWYEMVTSYSVRNLTNDGDKIMAIAGVAYFVQQSTGFKYAAGLWDETLPFNLL from the exons ATGGCTTCCTTCGACTACGATACGACGAGTAGCTCCTACTGGGGCAAAATAGTTGCTATTGGCTTGGTTTGGACACCGTCCGCGTACTTCTTCAATTCATGGGTCAATAACCAGCCGCCTGGTACTTTTGTAAACATCGCCTGGGTAATCTTTTCAATC CTACAGCAGTCCGCCGAAGACTGCCATCTATGTAACCTCCTCTGGCATTCATCATTTGGTGCTCAGACGATCCCAGCACCTGGAGCATACTCGGAAGAGACCATCACCCGGGAACTAGATAGCACTACGCCGCTACTCTCCGTAGTTTCTAGCTCACGCAATTCTCTTGACTGTGAACAAGGCGACGAAGCGAGGAACCTTTCAGTCCAAATCTCGGCAACTCGAAATTTTGGCCAAGAACAATTACTTCATGTCCGCCTATACGAGAAAGGGTTTAGTCCATTCCCGTGGCTGACGATTGAAGACGACAGATATG TATCTGATAAACATAGTTGCGAGAAGTCCAACATGACAGGCTCTGAGGCCAGCTTTTTTTGGGCCCAAGAAATGGTTGAGAAATGCGAACGAGAGCACCATTATTGCCGTAACCACTTCATTCGATCAGACAGCCAGCGATATCTTCCTAAACGACTTATTGATGTCGGAGCGAGGGACAAGGGGGCCATGCAGCTCGTTTTGAGTGACCAAATCCGATCAGACAACGATGTCGTTGAGTATGCTGCCCTGAGTCACTCCTGGGGTACGACGGTCAAGTCTGAGCTCAGGAACGACAACGAAGaaacgatgaagacgatTTTAACAGAGACCCTGGATTCAAACTTCAGAGACGCCGTTGACATAACTTACAAATTGGGGATCAAATATTTATGGATCGACTCGCTCTACATCAAACAACGCACCAAGGAATGGGAAGAGGAGTCTGGAGATATGGGCCTCGTTTACGCCAGGGCAAAGGTGGTGATATCAGCGACAGCATCTAAGAACTCACAGGGCGGCTGCTACAAACCCAAAGATCTCTTTCCTTTCGACTGCGTCCTATGTAGCAACTGGAACTCTTCACTCGTCGTTCGCACGTTGACTCCATATCCCGATTTGGTCCAGCTCTTCCACGATAAGGTAGATCGTTCGTTCCTGGCTACGAGAGGTTGGACTTTTCAAGAAAGGTTCCTCGCTAGCAGGATTGTGCACTTCTGCTCAGGACTGATGATGTTTGAGTGCAACACATTGACTACCTCTGAGTGTCATagggaagaagaatatcCCCTTAATACCCAGTTTAGCCAGGATGGTACTTTGAACGCACCAACAGTCTCCCATCCAGGCCCTGAACCACCCAGACAGCTCTGCAATACGACAATCGTGAGACATGCCGGGTCTTCTACAAGACCTATCACACGCCCAGCCAAGAACACGGTTAAGAAAAGTTGGTCCGCAAACCCCAAGCATCGAGCATGGACCAGCAAGAAACAGCGCTATGATGCACAAGTATCGTCTATAAGGGCCAATGCTGCTAGACTGAGTATTCGGGGGGCTTTCAGCTTTCTTTGGTCGTTCAGGGGACAGAATATGCAGGAGAAGGCAGAATTCCATCTGCGGTGGTATGAGATGGTGACGAGCTACTCGGTTCGCAACCTGACGAATGATGGCGACAAAATAATGGCCATTGCCGGCGTTGCCTACTTTGTCCAACAGAGCACGGGTTTCAAGTACGCCGCTGGCCTCTGGGACGAGACATTACCCTTTAATCTCCTC